A segment of the Leptolyngbya sp. NIES-3755 genome:
GATTGTTCGGATGAGTTTTATGAAAGGCTTCGTTTGCTCAGTCCTAATTTTGTTCGCGTCTTGGATGATGTTTGCATCCCCTGTCTTGGCTTTAGATTACAACCGAGAATCGCTGATTGGTCGAGATTTTTCCGGTCAGGATCTCACCGACTCAGAATTCACCAAAGCGAATATGCGCGACAGTAATTTGAGTCACGCCAACCTGAAAGGGGTGAGATTTTTTGCGACCAATTTGGAGAGCGCGAATTTGGAAGGGGCGGATTTGACGAACAGTACGCTGGATGCGGCGCGGTTGACTCGTGCAAACCTAAAGAATGCCAATCTAGAAGGGGCTTTTGCGGCGAATGCGAAATTTGAAGGAGCCACGATCGAGGGTGCAGATTTTACCGATGTGGAACTTCGCCCGGATGTTCAAAAAATGCTCTGT
Coding sequences within it:
- a CDS encoding pentapeptide repeat-containing protein (similar to AA sequence:cyanobase_aa:LBDG_27940), which produces MKGFVCSVLILFASWMMFASPVLALDYNRESLIGRDFSGQDLTDSEFTKANMRDSNLSHANLKGVRFFATNLESANLEGADLTNSTLDAARLTRANLKNANLEGAFAANAKFEGATIEGADFTDVELRPDVQKMLCTVAKGTNPTTGRDTRETLYCD